A DNA window from Piliocolobus tephrosceles isolate RC106 chromosome 9, ASM277652v3, whole genome shotgun sequence contains the following coding sequences:
- the RASSF4 gene encoding ras association domain-containing protein 4 isoform X2, which yields MKEDCLPSSHVPISDSKSIQKSELLGLLKTYNCYHEGKSFQLRHREEEGTLIIEGLLNIAWGLRRPIRLQMQDDREQVHLPSTSWMPGRPNCPPKEPSPQDGNITAQGPSTQPVHKAESSRDSSGPLEEAEEAPQLMRTKSDASCISQRRPKCRAPGEAQRIRRHRFSINGHFYNHKTSVFTPAYGSVTNVRVNSTMTTLQVLTLLLNKFRVEDGPSEFALYIVHESGERTKLKDCEYPLISRILHGPCEKIARMFLMEADLGVEVPHDVPSPASDDAAAPGAAGRGQVTGQHLPLPKSPAVAGAH from the exons atgaaggaagactGTCTGCCGAGTTCTCACGTGCCCATCAGCGACAGCAAGTCCATTCAGAA GTCGGAGCTCTTAGGCCTGCTGAAAACCTACAACTGCTACCATGAGGGCAAGAGCTTCCAGCTGAGACACCGCGAG GAAGAAGGGACTCTGATCATCGAGGGGCTCCTCAACATTGCCTGGGGGCTGAGGCGGCCCATCCGGCTGCAGATGCAGGATGACCGGGAGCAGGTGCACCTCCCCTCCACCTCATGGATGCCTGGACGGCCCAACTGCCCTCC AAAGGAGCCATCGCCCCAGGATGGGAACATCACAGCCCAGGGGCCAAGCACTCAGCCAGTGCACAAGGCTGAGAGTTCCAGAGACAGCTCGG GGCccctggaggaggcagaggaggcccCCCAGCTGATGCGGACCAAGAGCGACGCCAGCTGCATAAGCCAGAGGAGGCCCAAATGCCGTGCCCCCGGTGAGGCCCAGCGCATCCGGCGACACCGGTTCTCTATCAACGGCCACTTCTACAATCATAAG ACCTCCGTGTTTACTCCAGCCTATGGGTCCGTGACCAATGTGAGGGTCAACAGCACCATGACAACCCTACAGGTGCTCACCCTGCTGCTGAACAAATTTAGG GTGGAAGACGGCCCCAGTGAGTTCGCACTCTACATCGTTCATGAGTCTGGGG AGCGGACAAAATTAAAAGACTGCGAGTACCCACTGATTTCCAGAATCCTGCATGGGCCATGTGAGAAGATCGCCAGGATGTTCCTGATGGAAGCTGACTTGGGCGTGGAAGTCCCCCATGAC GTTCCAAGCCCTGCGTCTGACGATGCTGCAGCGCCTGGAGCAGCTGGTAGAGGCCAAGTAACTGGCCAACACCTGCCTCTTCCAAAGTCCCCAGCAGTGGCAGGTGCACACTGA
- the RASSF4 gene encoding ras association domain-containing protein 4 isoform X1: MKEDCLPSSHVPISDSKSIQKSELLGLLKTYNCYHEGKSFQLRHREEEGTLIIEGLLNIAWGLRRPIRLQMQDDREQVHLPSTSWMPGRPNCPPKEPSPQDGNITAQGPSTQPVHKAESSRDSSGPLEEAEEAPQLMRTKSDASCISQRRPKCRAPGEAQRIRRHRFSINGHFYNHKTSVFTPAYGSVTNVRVNSTMTTLQVLTLLLNKFRVEDGPSEFALYIVHESGERTKLKDCEYPLISRILHGPCEKIARMFLMEADLGVEVPHDVAQYIKFEMPVLDSFVEKLKEEEEREIIKLTMKFQALRLTMLQRLEQLVEAK, translated from the exons atgaaggaagactGTCTGCCGAGTTCTCACGTGCCCATCAGCGACAGCAAGTCCATTCAGAA GTCGGAGCTCTTAGGCCTGCTGAAAACCTACAACTGCTACCATGAGGGCAAGAGCTTCCAGCTGAGACACCGCGAG GAAGAAGGGACTCTGATCATCGAGGGGCTCCTCAACATTGCCTGGGGGCTGAGGCGGCCCATCCGGCTGCAGATGCAGGATGACCGGGAGCAGGTGCACCTCCCCTCCACCTCATGGATGCCTGGACGGCCCAACTGCCCTCC AAAGGAGCCATCGCCCCAGGATGGGAACATCACAGCCCAGGGGCCAAGCACTCAGCCAGTGCACAAGGCTGAGAGTTCCAGAGACAGCTCGG GGCccctggaggaggcagaggaggcccCCCAGCTGATGCGGACCAAGAGCGACGCCAGCTGCATAAGCCAGAGGAGGCCCAAATGCCGTGCCCCCGGTGAGGCCCAGCGCATCCGGCGACACCGGTTCTCTATCAACGGCCACTTCTACAATCATAAG ACCTCCGTGTTTACTCCAGCCTATGGGTCCGTGACCAATGTGAGGGTCAACAGCACCATGACAACCCTACAGGTGCTCACCCTGCTGCTGAACAAATTTAGG GTGGAAGACGGCCCCAGTGAGTTCGCACTCTACATCGTTCATGAGTCTGGGG AGCGGACAAAATTAAAAGACTGCGAGTACCCACTGATTTCCAGAATCCTGCATGGGCCATGTGAGAAGATCGCCAGGATGTTCCTGATGGAAGCTGACTTGGGCGTGGAAGTCCCCCATGAC GTCGCTCAGTACATTAAGTTTGAAATGCCGGTGCTGGACAGTTttgttgaaaaattaaaagaagaggaagaaagagaaataatcaaaCTGACCATGAA GTTCCAAGCCCTGCGTCTGACGATGCTGCAGCGCCTGGAGCAGCTGGTAGAGGCCAAGTAA
- the DEPP1 gene encoding protein DEPP1, translated as MRSRLLLSVAHLPTIRETTEEMLLGGPGQEPPPSPSLDDYVRSISRLAQPTSVLNKATAQGQPRPPHRPVQACRKGRPAVSLRDITARFSGQQPTLPMADAVDPLDRLFGESQEKQPSWRDLPRRTGPSAGLWGPHRQMDSSKARGAPRGRLCEARMPGHSLARPSRDGQQNSDLRSWTFGQPAQAMASPGSPRPSSVLRTLYSHLPVIQEL; from the coding sequence ATGAGGTCCCGGCTTCTGCTCTCCGTGGCCCATCTGCCCACAATTCGGGAGACCACGGAGGAGATGCTACTTGGGGGTCCTGGGCAGGAGCCCCCGCCCTCTCCTAGCCTGGATGACTACGTGAGATCCATATCTCGACTGGCACAGCCCACCTCTGTGCTGAACAAGGCCACGGCCCAGGGCCAACCCAGGCCACCCCACAGGCCAGTCCAGGCCTGCCGGAAGGGCCGCCCTGCTGTGTCCCTGCGGGACATCACCGCACGTTTCAGTGGCCAGCAGCCCACACTGCCCATGGCTGATGCTGTGGACCCCCTGGACCGGCTTTTTGGGGAGTCCCAGGAAAAGCAGCCAAGCTGGAGGGACCTGCCGAGGAGGACTGGCCCCTCTGCTGGCCTCTGGGGTCCGCACAGACAGATGGACAGCAGCAAGGCCAGGGGGGCCcccagagggaggctctgtgaaGCCAGGATGCCTGGGCACTCCCTAGCAAGACCATCGCGGGATGGGCAGCAGAACTCTGACCTAAGAAGCTGGACTTTTGGGCAGCCTGCCCAAGCCATGGCCTCCCCCGGCAGCCCCCGCCCCAGCAGTGTCCTCAGAACTCTCTACTCGCACCTCCCGGTGATCCAGGAACTCTGA